In Parasphingorhabdus halotolerans, a single window of DNA contains:
- the rnd gene encoding ribonuclease D, which produces MHIHPLLTESQDIADICERFSKADFVAVDTEFMRENTYWPILCLIQISDGKEAAAIDPLAKGLDLQPLLDLLVNNEDVLKIFHAGGQDVEIIHNMTGKTPHPIFDTQIAAMALGPSEQIGYANLVDSWLGITLDKGARFTDWSRRPLDARQIKYAIGDVTHLAEIFPMMLEKLKETGRGMWINAEMEKLADPDNYVNDPEIAWRRVKSQGRNLEVLGRLKALASWREQEAQSKDLPRGRIMRDETLADIAAHPPKDQAKLGQVRGLSNGWKSNDIGERLMETLAGAKPLDRSELPSRNDRRPKSGKASALVADLLKLLLKIRSAELNVASKLLARADDLDRIVAGERDGVQLLEGWRLDEFGRDAIDLIEGRVSFTVMDGKLKMTHQPEVENEDD; this is translated from the coding sequence ATGCACATTCATCCCTTACTGACCGAAAGTCAGGACATAGCCGACATTTGCGAACGCTTTAGCAAAGCCGATTTTGTCGCGGTTGACACAGAATTCATGCGGGAAAATACCTATTGGCCGATCCTCTGCCTGATCCAGATTTCCGACGGCAAGGAAGCGGCAGCAATCGACCCGCTGGCGAAGGGCCTTGATCTCCAGCCGTTGCTTGATTTGCTGGTCAATAATGAAGATGTTCTCAAAATCTTCCACGCCGGCGGGCAAGACGTCGAGATCATCCACAATATGACCGGCAAGACGCCGCATCCGATTTTCGATACCCAAATCGCCGCCATGGCGCTCGGCCCCAGCGAACAGATTGGCTATGCCAATCTCGTCGATAGCTGGCTTGGCATCACCCTCGATAAAGGCGCGCGCTTTACTGACTGGTCGCGGCGACCATTGGATGCGCGCCAGATAAAATATGCGATTGGCGATGTCACCCATCTGGCCGAGATTTTTCCGATGATGCTCGAAAAACTCAAAGAAACCGGGCGGGGCATGTGGATTAATGCGGAGATGGAAAAGCTCGCCGATCCGGATAATTATGTTAACGATCCTGAAATCGCCTGGCGGCGGGTGAAATCACAGGGCCGCAATCTGGAAGTGCTCGGGCGACTCAAGGCCCTGGCATCCTGGCGCGAGCAAGAAGCGCAATCGAAGGATCTCCCGCGCGGCCGGATAATGCGCGATGAAACACTCGCGGATATCGCTGCTCATCCCCCTAAAGATCAGGCAAAATTGGGTCAGGTACGCGGACTATCCAATGGCTGGAAGAGCAATGATATTGGCGAGCGGCTAATGGAGACGCTGGCTGGCGCCAAACCATTGGACCGGAGCGAACTACCCTCCAGAAATGATCGTCGCCCCAAATCCGGCAAAGCAAGTGCACTGGTTGCAGATTTACTCAAGCTGCTGCTCAAAATACGGTCTGCGGAGCTGAATGTGGCATCAAAACTATTGGCACGGGCCGATGACCTTGACCGTATCGTCGCTGGCGAGCGTGATGGCGTTCAGCTTCTGGAAGGCTGGCGGCTGGATGAATTTGGCCGCGATGCTATTGATCTCATTGAGGGGCGGGTGAGTTTCACCGTTATGGACGGTAAGCTAAAAATGACCCACCAACCGGAAGTTGAAAACGAGGACGATTAA